The proteins below come from a single Nostoc sp. KVJ3 genomic window:
- a CDS encoding type II toxin-antitoxin system HicB family antitoxin produces MAIRFILSDYVDQAVAQAIYDKLEDDTFTGRIPVCKGVIAFASTLRECEDELRPTLEDWILLGLKLGYSLPVIDNIDLNKEPTLEPMDTL; encoded by the coding sequence ATGGCCATAAGGTTTATTCTGAGCGATTATGTTGACCAAGCAGTTGCTCAGGCAATTTATGACAAGCTCGAAGATGATACATTTACAGGTAGGATTCCTGTTTGCAAAGGAGTGATAGCCTTTGCATCAACTTTGCGCGAGTGTGAAGATGAATTACGCCCAACGCTGGAAGACTGGATTTTGCTTGGGTTAAAGCTGGGATATTCTCTACCAGTAATTGATAATATTGACCTCAACAAGGAGCCGACTCTTGAGCCGATGGATACTTTGTAA
- the devC gene encoding ABC transporter permease DevC, whose product MGLIKQLQRRTPLGWLQLNHEKSRLLVALSGIAFADLLMFMQLGFQTALYDSNTRLHRSLQADIVLTSPQARNLPSLSTFSRRRLYQAMDIPGVKSAQAMYFNNTIWKNPQTHRETGVLVIGFNPDQPAFDLPDVNQQLQTIKLPDTVLFDRGARGDYQKAIAQIDQGKTLTTEIERRTITISGLFQVGASFGSDGNLITSDQNFLRLFGRQSSSVSLGLIVLKPGYDPKKVAAMLKAYLRDDVKVLTHAEFIEFENNFWRTNSPIGFIFSLGVSMGFVVGVIIVYQVLSTDVNAHVREYATFKAMGYRNYYLLGVVLEESLILAALGFFPGLGVSLALYQLTRSVTNLPMYMTAIRALQVLVLTIIMCTISGAIATRKLQATDPADMF is encoded by the coding sequence ATGGGATTGATCAAACAACTGCAACGACGAACCCCTTTAGGATGGCTGCAACTGAATCATGAAAAAAGCCGTCTTTTGGTGGCACTGTCAGGCATTGCCTTTGCGGATCTTCTCATGTTCATGCAGTTGGGCTTTCAAACTGCGCTGTATGACAGTAACACTAGACTACATCGCAGTTTGCAAGCAGACATTGTTTTAACCAGTCCTCAAGCCCGTAATTTGCCAAGCTTGTCTACATTTTCTCGGCGGCGACTTTACCAAGCAATGGATATCCCAGGGGTGAAGTCGGCCCAAGCAATGTATTTCAACAACACAATCTGGAAAAATCCCCAAACACACCGTGAAACAGGGGTGTTAGTTATCGGCTTCAACCCAGATCAGCCAGCCTTTGACTTACCAGATGTTAACCAGCAATTGCAGACAATTAAGCTACCAGATACCGTCTTGTTCGACCGTGGCGCAAGAGGAGATTATCAAAAAGCGATCGCTCAAATTGACCAAGGCAAAACCCTAACTACCGAAATCGAACGGCGCACAATTACCATTAGTGGCTTATTTCAAGTCGGGGCTTCCTTTGGTTCTGATGGCAATCTGATTACCAGCGATCAAAACTTTTTGCGGCTATTTGGGCGACAATCTAGCAGCGTCAGTCTAGGTTTAATTGTTCTTAAACCAGGGTATGACCCGAAAAAAGTAGCAGCAATGCTCAAAGCCTACCTGAGAGATGATGTCAAAGTCTTAACCCACGCCGAATTTATTGAATTTGAAAATAACTTCTGGAGAACAAATTCCCCAATTGGGTTTATTTTCAGCCTGGGTGTATCAATGGGCTTTGTGGTAGGCGTAATTATCGTCTATCAAGTTCTTTCTACCGATGTTAATGCCCACGTTCGAGAATATGCCACCTTCAAAGCAATGGGATATCGCAATTACTACCTGCTAGGTGTGGTGCTTGAAGAATCGTTGATATTGGCAGCATTGGGCTTCTTCCCCGGATTGGGAGTGTCCTTAGCACTTTACCAACTGACTCGCAGCGTCACAAATTTACCCATGTACATGACTGCGATTCGGGCATTGCAAGTATTAGTACTAACTATCATTATGTGTACAATTTCCGGTGCGATCGCCACGCGCAAACTCCAAGCCACTGACCCTGCTGATATGTTTTAA
- a CDS encoding DevA family ABC transporter ATP-binding protein, giving the protein MLPVISIQNLDHHFGESSLRKQVLSNIDLEINVGEIIIMTGPSGSGKTTLLTLVGALRSVQSGSLRVLGQELCSASPEQLVQARCRNGYIFQSHNLHGSLTALQNVKMALELHKHLGLKKMLARSVQMLEQVGLGNHLHYYPDKLSGGQKQRVAIARALVSHPQIILADEPTAALDSQSGRDVVNLMQKLAKEQSCTILMVTHDNRILDIADRIVEMEDGKLKSQLTLTQRHKVI; this is encoded by the coding sequence ATGCTTCCCGTCATCTCCATCCAGAATCTCGACCACCACTTTGGTGAAAGTTCACTTCGTAAGCAAGTATTATCTAACATCGACTTAGAGATTAACGTCGGTGAAATTATTATTATGACCGGGCCTTCTGGTTCTGGAAAGACTACCTTGCTGACCTTAGTAGGTGCATTGCGTTCTGTCCAATCGGGTAGTTTGCGAGTGTTAGGGCAAGAACTTTGTAGTGCTAGTCCTGAACAATTAGTGCAAGCGCGATGCCGTAACGGTTATATTTTCCAATCACATAACTTGCATGGTAGTTTAACAGCACTCCAAAACGTCAAAATGGCTTTGGAATTGCACAAACATCTTGGGTTAAAAAAGATGCTAGCGAGGTCAGTCCAGATGCTAGAACAGGTAGGATTAGGAAATCATTTGCATTACTATCCTGATAAACTGTCTGGGGGACAAAAACAAAGAGTAGCGATCGCTCGCGCCTTAGTAAGTCATCCTCAAATAATCCTGGCCGATGAACCCACCGCCGCCCTTGACAGCCAATCGGGACGAGATGTAGTCAATCTCATGCAAAAACTGGCAAAAGAACAAAGCTGTACTATCTTGATGGTTACTCACGATAACCGCATCCTAGACATTGCCGATCGCATCGTTGAGATGGAAGATGGTAAGCTCAAATCACAATTGACATTGACGCAACGCCACAAGGTTATTTGA
- a CDS encoding type II toxin-antitoxin system ParD family antitoxin, translating into MNISLTPELEQFIQSTVKEGRYSSASEVVCAALQLLEEWETKRLVRLEELRKEIAIGIEQSDRGDVFDGEEVLRELREEIQQAQQS; encoded by the coding sequence ATGAATATATCTTTAACTCCAGAACTAGAGCAGTTTATCCAATCAACAGTCAAGGAAGGTAGATATTCATCTGCTTCTGAAGTAGTTTGCGCTGCCTTGCAATTGCTAGAGGAATGGGAGACGAAACGTTTAGTGCGATTAGAAGAACTCCGCAAAGAAATTGCTATTGGAATTGAACAATCAGATCGCGGTGATGTTTTTGATGGGGAAGAAGTATTAAGAGAATTACGAGAAGAAATTCAACAAGCACAGCAGAGTTAA
- a CDS encoding ABC exporter membrane fusion protein — MRNSKLGYRTFPKFILRQSVAIGIIASLLVGGISFYILKRWQNYANSETQVPATQLPQLKTVTALGRIEPQGKVIKLSAAVSAEGSRVEKLLVKEGDRVKAGQVIAILNSCDRLQAELEEAQQQVKVAQANLNRTQAGAKRGVIAAQKAAIARLEAEGQGNTNAQAATIERFQAEVQNAQVEDERYQQLYQQGAISASQRDSKRLNWETAQKNLQEAQAQLNRSQSTSQQQVKEATATLDEIAEVRGVDVEAAKAEVNRAVAAMNLAKVNLKQAQVRSPQNGQVFEIHTHPGELVSNDGIADIGQTSQMYVIAEVYESDIGKVHSGQQVRVFGDYLPIELQGIVDRKSLQVRRQNVINTDPVSNIDNRVVEVHIRLDEASSQKAATLTNMQVKAVIEL, encoded by the coding sequence GTGCGAAACTCAAAGCTAGGGTATAGAACGTTCCCTAAGTTTATTCTGCGTCAATCCGTTGCTATAGGTATAATTGCATCTTTATTGGTTGGCGGAATAAGTTTTTATATATTAAAACGCTGGCAAAATTATGCAAATTCAGAGACACAAGTGCCAGCAACACAATTGCCACAGTTAAAAACTGTAACAGCTTTAGGGCGGATTGAACCACAGGGAAAGGTAATTAAACTCTCTGCTGCGGTATCTGCTGAAGGAAGTCGGGTAGAAAAGTTGTTAGTGAAGGAGGGGGATAGGGTAAAAGCAGGACAGGTAATTGCAATTTTAAATAGCTGCGATCGCTTGCAAGCAGAATTAGAAGAGGCACAGCAACAAGTGAAAGTCGCCCAGGCAAACCTAAATCGTACCCAAGCAGGGGCTAAACGCGGTGTAATTGCCGCCCAAAAAGCTGCGATCGCTCGTTTAGAAGCAGAAGGTCAAGGTAATACTAATGCCCAAGCAGCCACAATTGAGCGATTCCAAGCCGAAGTGCAAAACGCCCAAGTAGAAGACGAACGCTATCAGCAACTATATCAACAGGGTGCAATCTCCGCCTCCCAACGGGATAGTAAGCGTTTAAACTGGGAAACTGCCCAGAAAAATCTCCAAGAAGCGCAAGCACAGTTAAATCGTAGCCAATCAACTAGCCAACAGCAGGTAAAAGAAGCCACAGCAACCCTTGATGAAATTGCTGAAGTGCGAGGAGTGGATGTAGAAGCAGCCAAAGCAGAAGTCAATCGGGCTGTAGCAGCCATGAATTTAGCAAAAGTCAATCTCAAACAGGCCCAAGTGCGATCGCCCCAAAATGGCCAGGTATTTGAGATTCATACCCATCCTGGCGAATTGGTATCAAATGATGGCATTGCTGATATCGGACAAACCAGCCAGATGTATGTAATAGCCGAAGTCTACGAAAGCGACATCGGCAAAGTCCATTCCGGTCAGCAAGTGCGAGTATTTGGTGATTACCTCCCCATTGAATTGCAGGGAATCGTAGATCGCAAAAGCTTGCAAGTGCGACGGCAGAATGTAATTAACACAGATCCCGTCAGCAATATCGACAACAGAGTAGTAGAAGTCCATATCCGACTAGATGAAGCCTCCAGCCAAAAAGCTGCCACCTTAACCAATATGCAAGTTAAGGCAGTAATTGAATTGTGA
- a CDS encoding Uma2 family endonuclease, with protein MAMTVEEYLQMEEQSNIKHEYIDGYIYAMAEALEAHVTIALNLAALLRNHVRGSGCRVYITDMKAQIESLNRFYYPDVMVTCDQRDRETPGYKRFPCLIVEVLSNSTEAFDRGDKFADYQTLESLQEYILINTKRQRVECFRRNEQGFWVLQSYTAEHQSFRLNSVDFEETMAALYEDIVFE; from the coding sequence ATGGCCATGACTGTTGAAGAATACCTCCAAATGGAGGAACAGAGCAATATCAAGCATGAATATATAGACGGTTACATCTACGCAATGGCTGAAGCGCTTGAAGCACACGTCACAATTGCTCTTAACCTTGCCGCTCTCCTCCGTAATCATGTGCGCGGCTCTGGTTGCCGTGTTTACATCACTGACATGAAAGCCCAAATTGAATCTCTGAATCGCTTTTATTATCCCGATGTGATGGTTACTTGCGATCAACGAGATCGAGAAACGCCAGGTTATAAAAGATTTCCCTGTTTAATTGTCGAAGTTTTATCTAATTCTACAGAAGCCTTTGACCGCGGTGACAAATTCGCCGATTATCAAACACTGGAAAGTCTGCAAGAGTATATATTAATTAATACTAAACGTCAGCGAGTCGAGTGTTTTCGACGCAATGAACAAGGGTTCTGGGTTTTGCAATCTTACACAGCAGAACATCAATCATTTCGACTCAACAGCGTGGATTTTGAGGAAACAATGGCAGCACTTTACGAAGATATAGTTTTTGAATAA
- a CDS encoding type II toxin-antitoxin system RelE/ParE family toxin has translation MSRYILSAAAKQDLKDIKNYISRLNLGAASRFLDAFEEKCLLLADFPELGRSREELAPNLRSLPVDNQVIFYRPVKNGIQVERVLSGYRDFEDIFHENQDI, from the coding sequence ATGAGCAGATATATTTTGAGTGCTGCTGCCAAGCAAGACTTAAAAGATATAAAAAACTATATAAGTCGGTTGAATTTAGGTGCAGCTAGTCGTTTTCTTGATGCTTTTGAAGAAAAGTGTCTTTTATTAGCAGATTTTCCTGAACTTGGGCGTAGCCGTGAGGAACTAGCACCCAATTTACGTAGTTTGCCAGTGGATAATCAAGTCATTTTTTACAGACCAGTTAAAAATGGTATCCAAGTGGAGAGGGTTTTGAGTGGATATCGAGATTTTGAAGATATTTTTCACGAGAATCAGGATATCTAA